One segment of Anguilla anguilla isolate fAngAng1 chromosome 1, fAngAng1.pri, whole genome shotgun sequence DNA contains the following:
- the LOC118234334 gene encoding MAPK/MAK/MRK overlapping kinase-like isoform X1: protein MDDYKIIKKIGEGTFSEVVKTQSLKDGKYYACKTMKQPIDSLEQANNMREVQAMKRLSPHPNIIQLHEIVFDEETGSLSLICELMEMNIYELIRGRQYPLPESKVKHYMYQLCKSLDHMHSNGIFHRDVKPENILIRQDVLKLADFGSCRSMYSKPPHTEYISTRWYRAPECLLTDGYYSHKMDMWSAGCVFYEIISLNPLFPGSNELDQVSKIHDILGTPEPSLLQKFKQSRAMRFDFPPRKGCGISQLIPHCSAVNLSLLYQMLEYDPEQRIGAKSALQHPCFRELRLMEKRVSTLRRTVEGSQTTGTPNSVDHLWRIARQGRRQHAKHVAEPLIRRNAPLYPGELPKLNMVLPPAKLSSYPITSLPALTISHHGSLPTIPPKKCHSQLPKPRDEAHRQGFKGYHIPPLQRKRGGY, encoded by the exons ATGGATG ATTACAAAATAATCAAGAAAATCGGAGAAGGGACGTTTTCCGAGGTGGTGAAAACTCAAAGCTTGAAAGATGGGAAATACTATGCATGTAAAACGATGAAGCAGCCAATAGACAG CTTGGAGCAGGCGAACAACATGCGGGAGGTGCAGGCTATGAAGAGGCTCAGCCCCCATCCCAATATCATTCAGTTGCACGAAATTGTTTT CGATGAAGAAACAGGATCTCTGTCTTTGATATGTGAACTGATGGAAATGAACATCTATGAGTTAATACGTG GGAGACAGTATCCTTTACCAGAGAGTAAAGTCAAGCACTACATGTACCAGCTGTGCAAGTCACTGGATCACATGCATAG CAATGGGATCTTCCATCGAGACGTCAAGCCAGAGAACATTCTGATTAGG CAGGACGTCCTGAAGCTGGCGGACTTTGGCTCCTGCAGGAGCATGTACTCCAAGCCCCCCCACACGGAGTACATCTCCACCCGCTGGTACCGCGCGCCCGAGTGCCTGCTCACCGACGGGTACTACTCGCACAAGATGGACATGTGGAGCGCGGGGTGCGTCTTCTATGAGATCATCAG CCTCAATCCTCTGTTCCCAGGCTCCAACGAGCTGGATCAAGTGTCCAAAATCCACGACATTCTGGGCACACCGGAACCCAGTCTCCTTCAGAAATTTAAGCA GTCACGGGCGATGCGTTTCGACTTCCCTCCCCGGAAGGGCTGTGGCATCTCCCAGCTGATCCCGCACTGCTCGGCCGTGAATCTGTCGCTGCTCTACCAGATGCTGGAGTACGACCCGGAGCAGCGCATCGGCGCAAAGTCGGCGCTGCAGCACCCCTGCTTCCGAGAGCTGAG GTTGATGGAGAAGAGAGTTTCAACTCTGCGGAGGACTGTAGAGGGGTCACAGACAACTGGGACTCCCAACTCTGTGGACCACCTGTGGCGCATTGCAAGGCAGGGCCGAAGACAG CACGCTAAGCACGTCGCAGAGCCCCTTATCAGACGCAACGCACCCTTATATCCGGGTGAATTACCGAAGCTGAACATGGTGCTCCCTCCGGCCAAACTCTCCTCCTACCCAATCACCTCCCTCCCAGCTCTCACCATCAGTCATCACGGATCCCTCCCCACCATCCCGCCCAAGAAATGCCACTCGCAGCTGCCCAAG CCCAGAGATGAGGCCCATCGTCAGGGTTTCAAGGGCTACCACATACCCCCCCTCCAGAGGAAGCGCGGGGGCTACTGA
- the LOC118234334 gene encoding MAPK/MAK/MRK overlapping kinase-like isoform X2 yields MKQPIDSLEQANNMREVQAMKRLSPHPNIIQLHEIVFDEETGSLSLICELMEMNIYELIRGRQYPLPESKVKHYMYQLCKSLDHMHSNGIFHRDVKPENILIRQDVLKLADFGSCRSMYSKPPHTEYISTRWYRAPECLLTDGYYSHKMDMWSAGCVFYEIISLNPLFPGSNELDQVSKIHDILGTPEPSLLQKFKQSRAMRFDFPPRKGCGISQLIPHCSAVNLSLLYQMLEYDPEQRIGAKSALQHPCFRELRLMEKRVSTLRRTVEGSQTTGTPNSVDHLWRIARQGRRQHAKHVAEPLIRRNAPLYPGELPKLNMVLPPAKLSSYPITSLPALTISHHGSLPTIPPKKCHSQLPKPRDEAHRQGFKGYHIPPLQRKRGGY; encoded by the exons ATGAAGCAGCCAATAGACAG CTTGGAGCAGGCGAACAACATGCGGGAGGTGCAGGCTATGAAGAGGCTCAGCCCCCATCCCAATATCATTCAGTTGCACGAAATTGTTTT CGATGAAGAAACAGGATCTCTGTCTTTGATATGTGAACTGATGGAAATGAACATCTATGAGTTAATACGTG GGAGACAGTATCCTTTACCAGAGAGTAAAGTCAAGCACTACATGTACCAGCTGTGCAAGTCACTGGATCACATGCATAG CAATGGGATCTTCCATCGAGACGTCAAGCCAGAGAACATTCTGATTAGG CAGGACGTCCTGAAGCTGGCGGACTTTGGCTCCTGCAGGAGCATGTACTCCAAGCCCCCCCACACGGAGTACATCTCCACCCGCTGGTACCGCGCGCCCGAGTGCCTGCTCACCGACGGGTACTACTCGCACAAGATGGACATGTGGAGCGCGGGGTGCGTCTTCTATGAGATCATCAG CCTCAATCCTCTGTTCCCAGGCTCCAACGAGCTGGATCAAGTGTCCAAAATCCACGACATTCTGGGCACACCGGAACCCAGTCTCCTTCAGAAATTTAAGCA GTCACGGGCGATGCGTTTCGACTTCCCTCCCCGGAAGGGCTGTGGCATCTCCCAGCTGATCCCGCACTGCTCGGCCGTGAATCTGTCGCTGCTCTACCAGATGCTGGAGTACGACCCGGAGCAGCGCATCGGCGCAAAGTCGGCGCTGCAGCACCCCTGCTTCCGAGAGCTGAG GTTGATGGAGAAGAGAGTTTCAACTCTGCGGAGGACTGTAGAGGGGTCACAGACAACTGGGACTCCCAACTCTGTGGACCACCTGTGGCGCATTGCAAGGCAGGGCCGAAGACAG CACGCTAAGCACGTCGCAGAGCCCCTTATCAGACGCAACGCACCCTTATATCCGGGTGAATTACCGAAGCTGAACATGGTGCTCCCTCCGGCCAAACTCTCCTCCTACCCAATCACCTCCCTCCCAGCTCTCACCATCAGTCATCACGGATCCCTCCCCACCATCCCGCCCAAGAAATGCCACTCGCAGCTGCCCAAG CCCAGAGATGAGGCCCATCGTCAGGGTTTCAAGGGCTACCACATACCCCCCCTCCAGAGGAAGCGCGGGGGCTACTGA